In Arthrobacter sp. StoSoilB5, one genomic interval encodes:
- the hxlA gene encoding 3-hexulose-6-phosphate synthase, producing the protein MKLQVALDLLTTEAALELAGKVAEHVDIIELGTPLIKAEGLSAVTAIKEAHPTKIVFADMKTMDAGELEADIAFKAGADLVSVLGTADDSTIAGAVKAAQSHNKGIVVDLIGVADKVTRAKEARALGAKFIEFHAGLDEQAQPGYDLRGLLNAGEEARVPFSVAGGVNASTIAAVQLAGADVAVAGSAIYSAEDPELAAKELKAAIQ; encoded by the coding sequence ATGAAACTTCAAGTCGCACTGGACCTCCTCACCACCGAGGCCGCCCTGGAACTGGCCGGCAAGGTAGCCGAGCACGTTGACATCATCGAGCTGGGCACGCCGCTCATCAAGGCCGAGGGCCTCTCAGCAGTGACCGCCATCAAGGAAGCACACCCCACCAAGATCGTCTTCGCCGACATGAAGACCATGGACGCCGGAGAACTCGAAGCCGACATCGCCTTCAAAGCGGGAGCCGATCTGGTCTCGGTGCTCGGAACGGCTGACGACTCCACCATTGCGGGTGCGGTCAAGGCGGCACAGTCGCACAACAAGGGCATCGTTGTGGACCTGATCGGTGTTGCCGACAAGGTCACCCGTGCAAAGGAAGCCCGGGCCCTCGGGGCCAAGTTCATCGAGTTCCACGCAGGCCTGGACGAGCAAGCCCAGCCTGGCTACGACCTGCGCGGCCTCCTTAACGCCGGCGAGGAAGCCCGCGTACCGTTCTCCGTCGCAGGCGGCGTCAACGCCTCCACCATCGCGGCAGTGCAGCTGGCTGGTGCAGACGTAGCCGTGGCCGGCAGCGCCATTTACAGCGCCGAAGATCCGGAGCTTGCCGCCAAGGAGCTCAAAGCCGCCATCCAGTAG
- a CDS encoding aromatic ring-hydroxylating dioxygenase subunit alpha, translated as MTAPVNLPLKSRGKLASSLPAEQLAEIAGLFDFRRTGYSLDAPFYTDPTIFKIDMEAIFGQHWIFAASVAELPEPGDYVTVDYGPYSLIVLRNDDGDVNVLHNVCRHRGARVLTEAAGSTGNLVCGYHSWTYSPEGNLIHASAPGEAKFDKNCFALKRAHSRMVAGLIFVCIADEPPTDFDETSKIFEPYLAPHDLSKTKVAYQQNIIEEGNWKLVMENNRECYHCDGHPELACSLFPTWGLTEGLIPAHLEEVWDRNKEAQSSLEERCRRYGLPYEVVEELDTRIAGIRISRESLDGEGESFSADGRRLSKKLLGDLPDFRLGRCSMHLQPNSWFHFLGDHVITFGVFPINEHQSLVRTTWLVADDAVEGVDYDLDKLTYTWKQTNLQDKAFVELCQQGAGSPAYEPGPYMKSEYQVEAFINWYVQRVQEHLA; from the coding sequence ATGACTGCTCCAGTGAACTTGCCCCTGAAATCACGCGGAAAACTCGCTTCATCATTGCCTGCTGAGCAGCTGGCGGAAATCGCCGGGTTGTTCGACTTCCGTCGTACGGGCTACTCCCTCGATGCCCCCTTCTACACAGACCCGACGATTTTCAAGATCGACATGGAAGCCATTTTTGGCCAGCACTGGATCTTTGCCGCCAGCGTGGCCGAGCTGCCGGAGCCGGGAGACTACGTCACCGTCGATTACGGGCCCTACTCCCTGATCGTCCTGCGCAACGACGATGGCGACGTTAACGTCCTGCACAACGTGTGCCGCCACCGCGGTGCCCGCGTCCTGACCGAAGCTGCCGGTTCCACCGGAAACCTCGTATGCGGCTACCACTCCTGGACCTATTCCCCCGAGGGCAACCTGATCCACGCCTCCGCTCCCGGCGAAGCCAAATTCGACAAGAACTGCTTCGCCCTCAAGCGTGCCCACAGCCGCATGGTCGCCGGACTCATCTTCGTCTGCATTGCCGACGAACCGCCAACCGACTTCGACGAAACCTCAAAGATCTTCGAGCCGTACCTCGCGCCCCATGATCTGTCGAAGACGAAGGTCGCCTACCAGCAGAACATCATCGAGGAGGGCAACTGGAAGCTCGTCATGGAGAACAACCGTGAGTGCTACCACTGCGACGGACACCCGGAGCTTGCCTGTTCCCTCTTTCCCACCTGGGGCCTGACGGAGGGCCTGATCCCGGCCCATCTCGAAGAAGTGTGGGACCGCAACAAGGAAGCCCAGTCCTCCCTCGAGGAGCGTTGCCGCCGCTACGGCCTGCCCTACGAGGTGGTCGAGGAGCTGGACACCCGTATTGCCGGTATCCGCATTTCCCGCGAATCCCTGGACGGCGAAGGCGAATCGTTCTCGGCCGATGGGCGCAGGCTCTCCAAGAAGCTGCTCGGCGACCTGCCGGACTTCCGCCTTGGCCGCTGCTCGATGCACCTGCAACCCAACAGCTGGTTCCACTTCCTGGGCGACCACGTGATCACGTTTGGTGTCTTCCCGATCAATGAGCACCAGTCCCTGGTCCGCACCACCTGGCTGGTAGCTGATGACGCCGTGGAAGGCGTTGACTACGACCTCGACAAACTCACCTACACCTGGAAGCAGACGAACCTGCAGGACAAGGCGTTCGTGGAGTTGTGCCAGCAGGGTGCCGGCAGCCCGGCCTACGAGCCCGGCCCGTACATGAAGAGCGAGTACCAGGTAGAGGCGTTCATCAACTGGTACGTGCAGCGGGTCCAGGAGCACTTGGCATGA
- a CDS encoding LysR family transcriptional regulator, whose product MIDPRLITLRVFARCGTIGATAELTGYSPSAVSAQLRELQRMLGMQLLTKDGRGVRLTATGRFLVAGSDTLIAEWESLRAAAMEAGDQVQSHFGLGGFSTAAAQLLAPLAATLRSTRPLLEVQVLEANPARCFDLLVAERIDLAVIVAMQSDTYGEDDPRFEQRVLLDDPLDVIIPADHPLASRETVTLEELASEPWITEAVGSTYHALFTAAFTAVGVTPRIAHEAVEWETQIAFVGAGLGVGLLPRLAPLHSAENVVRLRITGKGKPARRIVAAMRRGSIASPLIQESLGILQINANRILAARPEDDL is encoded by the coding sequence ATGATCGATCCAAGGCTCATAACCCTTCGCGTGTTTGCCCGATGCGGCACAATCGGCGCAACGGCGGAACTCACAGGATATTCTCCCTCCGCCGTCTCCGCACAGTTGCGGGAGCTCCAGCGCATGCTGGGAATGCAGCTACTGACCAAGGACGGCCGCGGCGTCCGGTTGACCGCCACGGGGCGCTTTCTGGTGGCGGGCTCGGACACCCTCATTGCCGAATGGGAGAGCCTGCGCGCTGCAGCCATGGAGGCCGGCGACCAAGTGCAGTCCCATTTTGGCCTCGGCGGATTCTCCACGGCGGCCGCGCAGTTGCTCGCGCCGCTGGCCGCTACCCTGCGCTCCACCCGCCCCTTGCTGGAGGTACAGGTACTTGAGGCCAACCCGGCCCGCTGCTTCGACTTGTTGGTTGCGGAGAGAATCGACCTCGCGGTCATCGTTGCCATGCAGTCCGACACTTATGGTGAGGACGATCCGCGCTTCGAGCAGAGAGTCCTGCTCGACGATCCGCTGGACGTGATCATTCCCGCCGACCATCCGTTGGCGTCGCGGGAAACAGTGACGCTGGAAGAACTGGCGTCGGAACCCTGGATCACGGAGGCCGTCGGTTCCACCTACCATGCCCTCTTTACAGCGGCATTCACGGCAGTCGGGGTGACACCGCGGATTGCCCACGAGGCCGTTGAGTGGGAAACCCAAATCGCCTTCGTGGGTGCAGGGCTGGGCGTGGGCCTGCTGCCGCGGCTGGCGCCGCTGCACAGTGCCGAAAACGTGGTTCGACTACGTATTACCGGCAAGGGGAAACCCGCGCGGCGCATTGTCGCTGCGATGCGCAGGGGCAGCATCGCATCGCCCCTGATCCAGGAGTCGCTCGGCATCCTGCAGATCAACGCCAACCGGATCCTTGCCGCCCGGCCCGAAGATGATCTCTGA
- a CDS encoding ferredoxin reductase, whose translation MIELLTETAIHQEPQRIRGLEMPWNRVMGSTEAPARAARALGPWHPQEFMAECVETVPEAGGLMTFVFRRCDGAPLAFRAGQYVNVAFPVNGQDQEPVDRSYSLSSSPTEPWTFSISVKRDATGLVSPWVHENVKPGTVLEMLGPVGAFHLPDADRRARYLFLAAGAGITPIMSMLRTIHSLPGHADVVVLYHGAEAGGFAFHKELAYIASVDSRVKVFYSLGDRSKPEGWEGLSGRLTAAMLDEVAPDANGRQVYACGPEGYLNTATELLGKVGVDDTSIYMEFFSGDRQTLLEYQAELALAADIAEEIAEEIADSAEDYYESQPTAFGLYEPGYDAEGTLQATGLPLETVDPDAPGSEAPDGGSGPAPEAEAPDASTFDTVGTGSLTLSFMRTGINVRIDPSEHILGVAQRAGVRIGANCKEGMCGSCKVVKLSGEVEMNHQGGIRAREIEAGKFLPCCSTAQTDLVIDA comes from the coding sequence ATGATTGAACTCCTCACTGAGACGGCAATCCACCAAGAGCCACAGCGCATTCGCGGTCTTGAGATGCCATGGAACAGGGTCATGGGCAGCACCGAGGCACCCGCTCGTGCTGCACGTGCACTGGGCCCCTGGCATCCACAGGAGTTCATGGCCGAATGTGTGGAGACCGTTCCCGAGGCGGGCGGCTTGATGACCTTCGTGTTCCGCCGCTGCGACGGTGCGCCCCTGGCGTTCCGTGCGGGCCAGTATGTAAACGTCGCTTTTCCCGTGAACGGCCAGGACCAGGAACCGGTGGACCGCAGCTATTCGCTGTCCAGTTCCCCAACCGAGCCTTGGACCTTCAGCATCAGCGTCAAACGCGACGCCACAGGACTCGTCTCACCGTGGGTGCACGAGAACGTCAAACCCGGGACTGTGCTCGAGATGCTCGGACCGGTGGGCGCATTCCACTTGCCCGATGCCGACCGGCGGGCGCGGTACCTCTTCTTGGCCGCCGGCGCCGGCATCACCCCCATCATGTCCATGCTGCGGACCATCCATTCCCTGCCCGGGCATGCCGATGTTGTGGTGCTCTATCACGGAGCGGAGGCCGGAGGCTTTGCCTTCCACAAGGAGTTGGCCTACATCGCCTCCGTGGACTCTCGCGTCAAGGTCTTCTACTCCCTGGGTGACCGCAGCAAACCCGAGGGATGGGAAGGGCTCAGTGGAAGGTTGACGGCAGCCATGCTGGACGAGGTTGCCCCGGATGCCAACGGCCGCCAGGTCTATGCCTGCGGCCCCGAGGGTTACCTGAACACAGCCACCGAGCTCCTGGGCAAAGTTGGCGTCGACGACACTTCCATCTACATGGAATTCTTCTCGGGTGATCGCCAGACGCTCCTTGAATACCAGGCGGAGCTCGCGCTTGCGGCAGACATCGCAGAGGAAATCGCTGAGGAAATCGCCGATTCCGCCGAGGACTACTACGAAAGCCAGCCCACCGCCTTCGGACTCTACGAGCCTGGCTACGACGCGGAGGGAACCCTGCAGGCCACGGGCCTGCCGCTGGAAACCGTCGACCCGGACGCGCCCGGTTCCGAGGCACCCGACGGCGGTTCGGGGCCGGCGCCGGAGGCCGAAGCACCCGATGCCTCGACCTTCGACACGGTGGGGACGGGAAGCCTCACACTGTCCTTCATGCGCACCGGCATCAATGTTCGCATCGACCCCAGCGAACACATCCTCGGGGTGGCGCAGCGTGCAGGCGTTCGGATCGGCGCGAACTGCAAGGAAGGCATGTGTGGCTCGTGCAAGGTGGTCAAGCTTTCCGGGGAGGTCGAGATGAACCACCAGGGCGGAATCCGCGCACGGGAAATCGAGGCCGGGAAGTTCCTGCCCTGCTGCTCCACCGCGCAGACCGATTTGGTGATCGACGCCTAG
- the pdxS gene encoding pyridoxal 5'-phosphate synthase lyase subunit PdxS yields MAEMLKGGVIMDVVNVEQARIAEDAGAVAVMALERVPADIRAQGGVSRMSDPDMIDQIIAAVSIPVMAKARIGHFVEAQVLQSLGVDYIDESEVLTPADYVNHIDKWNFTVPFVCGATNLGEALRRINEGAAMIRSKGEAGTGDVSNATGHMRKIRAEIAKLAALPEDELYVAAKELQAPYELVKEIAATGKLPVVLFTAGGIATPADAAMMMQLGADGVFVGSGIFKSGNPAERAAAVVKATAYYDDPDVIAKVSRGLGEAMVGINVDEIPQPHRLAERGW; encoded by the coding sequence ATGGCGGAGATGCTCAAGGGCGGCGTCATCATGGACGTCGTTAACGTCGAGCAGGCCCGCATCGCCGAGGACGCCGGTGCCGTGGCGGTCATGGCGCTTGAGCGCGTGCCCGCCGATATCCGCGCCCAGGGTGGCGTGTCCCGGATGTCCGATCCCGACATGATCGATCAGATCATCGCTGCCGTGTCCATTCCGGTCATGGCCAAGGCCCGTATCGGCCACTTCGTCGAAGCCCAGGTCCTGCAGTCCCTCGGTGTCGACTACATTGACGAGTCCGAGGTCCTGACCCCGGCCGACTACGTCAACCACATCGATAAGTGGAACTTCACTGTTCCCTTCGTTTGTGGCGCCACCAACCTGGGTGAGGCGTTGCGCCGCATCAACGAGGGCGCGGCGATGATCCGTTCCAAGGGCGAAGCCGGTACCGGTGACGTTTCCAACGCTACGGGACACATGCGCAAGATCCGTGCCGAGATCGCCAAGCTCGCCGCACTTCCCGAGGACGAGCTGTACGTTGCGGCCAAGGAACTGCAGGCCCCGTACGAGCTGGTCAAGGAAATCGCGGCCACGGGCAAGCTCCCGGTAGTGCTGTTCACCGCCGGTGGCATCGCCACCCCGGCCGATGCTGCGATGATGATGCAGCTCGGCGCCGACGGCGTGTTCGTTGGTTCCGGCATCTTCAAGTCCGGCAACCCCGCCGAGCGCGCTGCCGCCGTCGTGAAAGCCACTGCTTACTACGATGACCCCGACGTCATCGCCAAGGTCTCCCGCGGCCTGGGCGAAGCGATGGTCGGCATCAACGTCGACGAAATCCCGCAGCCCCACCGCCTCGCAGAACGCGGCTGGTAG
- the hxlB gene encoding 6-phospho-3-hexuloisomerase, with product MNVTAETATATSTDVANNVSLILGEVADTTSGIEYAQLAHLADRISGAGRVFLAGAGRSGLVLRMAAMRLMHLGLTVHVAGDTTTPAISSGDLLVVASGSGTTSGVVKAAQTALEAGAQVAAITTNPSSPLAGLADVVVVVPAAQKTDHGSNISRQYSGSLFEQALFLATESVFQTLWDAADEPAEQLWLRHANLE from the coding sequence GTGAACGTCACCGCAGAAACAGCAACTGCCACGAGCACGGACGTAGCCAACAATGTGTCCCTGATCCTCGGCGAAGTCGCTGACACTACTTCTGGGATTGAGTACGCTCAGTTGGCCCATCTTGCGGACAGGATCAGTGGGGCCGGGCGTGTGTTCCTCGCCGGAGCTGGACGCAGCGGCCTGGTCCTCCGGATGGCGGCCATGCGCCTGATGCACCTCGGCCTGACTGTCCACGTGGCAGGTGACACCACCACGCCCGCCATCAGTTCCGGCGATTTGCTGGTGGTCGCGTCCGGTTCAGGTACGACCTCCGGTGTGGTCAAGGCTGCGCAAACCGCGCTTGAAGCAGGTGCACAGGTTGCCGCCATCACCACCAACCCGTCCTCGCCGTTGGCCGGGCTGGCCGACGTCGTGGTGGTTGTCCCGGCCGCCCAAAAGACGGACCACGGTTCCAACATTTCGCGCCAGTACTCCGGCAGCCTGTTCGAGCAGGCGCTGTTCCTTGCCACCGAGTCGGTTTTCCAGACTCTTTGGGACGCCGCGGACGAACCCGCTGAGCAGCTCTGGTTGCGTCACGCCAACCTCGAATAA
- a CDS encoding glycogen debranching N-terminal domain-containing protein, with translation MAGWNADTAAGPLGSGTVTLVEGSSFCISAANGDIRPDLPQGVFHMDTRILSKWELTVNGQPLEPLAAETKEPYRALFACRVPRPDGYADSPLLVERLREVGAGILETITVRNYSTNAADCRILLTVESDFADLFEVKEARITRQWTETRLPEGDSLEIRGRWEGYRKSVVIQADGAGAGAKALGFRTTIPPFGQWSTRVSVLPTADGTQAPFAHPSRGEMSASDRRRQEWVDKIPVVQMGNRSIERTLRRSYEDLGALRIQDPDHPDRVVVAAGAPWFMTLFGRDSLWASEMALPVDPSLALGTLRTLADLQGTVVDAVSEEEPGKILHEVRLDVSSGLALGGKSAYYGSVDATPLFVVVLGSVSRWGFSKDTIAALLPNADRALEWIRDYGDRDGDGFVEYGRPNAHGLINQGWKDSWDGINFADGTLAEPPLALCEVQAYVHGAYTSRAWMAYDAGDLTLAAEFQERADRLKQKFNEEFWLPDKGYYAVALDRDKRPVDACASNMGHCLWFGLVDEDKAPSMVEHLMSPEMFSGWGVRTLASNMGAYNPASYHNGSVWPHDNALIVQGLLRYGFVDEAQRIATALLEAAEYSGGRLPELFCGFDRKQFSEPVPYPTACSPQAWAATTPIQLVTGLMRYDAHISLGGVWLDPVLPPSFGDLHIGNAPMGSGRITIDVVGSKPTVHGLPNGLTFHHAQRPWLTELLEEAHLPSPET, from the coding sequence GTGGCTGGATGGAATGCCGATACTGCAGCCGGGCCCCTTGGCTCAGGCACGGTCACTCTGGTTGAGGGCTCGTCCTTCTGCATCTCTGCCGCCAACGGAGACATCCGTCCCGATCTACCGCAGGGTGTCTTCCATATGGACACCCGGATCCTGTCCAAATGGGAATTGACGGTCAACGGACAACCGCTTGAACCACTTGCCGCAGAGACCAAGGAGCCTTACCGTGCGCTCTTTGCCTGCCGGGTGCCCCGGCCCGATGGATACGCGGACAGTCCGCTGCTGGTGGAGCGGCTGCGTGAGGTGGGCGCCGGAATCCTGGAGACGATCACAGTCCGGAATTACTCCACCAATGCAGCGGATTGCCGGATCCTGCTGACGGTCGAGTCTGATTTCGCGGACCTCTTTGAAGTGAAGGAAGCCCGGATTACCCGCCAATGGACCGAGACCCGGCTGCCTGAAGGGGATTCCCTGGAAATTCGCGGTAGGTGGGAGGGTTATCGAAAAAGCGTTGTGATCCAGGCAGACGGTGCAGGCGCAGGGGCAAAGGCCTTGGGCTTCAGGACCACGATTCCACCATTCGGGCAATGGAGCACCCGCGTGAGCGTTTTGCCAACTGCTGATGGGACCCAAGCACCTTTCGCCCATCCGTCACGCGGCGAAATGTCCGCCAGCGACAGGCGCCGGCAGGAGTGGGTGGACAAGATCCCGGTCGTGCAGATGGGCAATCGATCCATCGAGCGGACCCTGCGGCGCAGCTACGAGGACCTCGGCGCCCTCAGGATCCAGGACCCGGACCATCCGGACAGGGTGGTGGTGGCCGCCGGCGCTCCATGGTTCATGACGTTGTTCGGCCGCGACTCCCTCTGGGCATCCGAGATGGCGTTGCCCGTTGACCCCTCCCTCGCTTTGGGGACGCTCCGGACGTTGGCCGATCTCCAAGGAACAGTAGTGGATGCGGTGAGCGAGGAAGAACCGGGCAAGATCCTGCATGAGGTGAGGCTCGACGTCTCCAGCGGCCTGGCTCTCGGCGGAAAGTCCGCTTACTACGGCAGCGTTGATGCAACACCGCTCTTCGTGGTTGTCCTGGGATCGGTCAGCCGTTGGGGATTTTCCAAGGACACCATCGCCGCCCTCCTGCCCAACGCCGACCGCGCCCTTGAGTGGATCCGCGATTACGGCGACCGGGATGGCGACGGCTTTGTTGAGTACGGTCGTCCCAATGCCCACGGGCTCATCAACCAAGGATGGAAGGACTCCTGGGACGGCATCAACTTTGCCGATGGCACCCTGGCGGAACCGCCCTTGGCGCTGTGCGAAGTCCAGGCGTACGTGCACGGCGCCTATACCTCCCGGGCCTGGATGGCGTACGACGCCGGCGACCTCACTTTGGCTGCGGAGTTCCAAGAACGCGCGGACCGCCTCAAGCAGAAGTTCAACGAAGAGTTTTGGCTTCCGGACAAGGGCTATTATGCCGTCGCGTTGGACCGAGACAAGCGGCCTGTGGACGCGTGCGCCTCGAACATGGGCCACTGCTTGTGGTTTGGCTTGGTGGATGAGGACAAGGCCCCCTCTATGGTGGAGCACCTGATGTCCCCCGAGATGTTCAGTGGTTGGGGAGTCCGGACGTTGGCAAGCAACATGGGCGCCTACAACCCGGCCAGCTACCACAATGGCTCAGTCTGGCCTCACGACAATGCGTTGATTGTCCAAGGGCTGCTGCGGTACGGCTTTGTGGACGAAGCACAACGGATTGCCACAGCTTTGCTGGAAGCGGCCGAGTATTCAGGCGGCCGGCTCCCGGAACTCTTCTGTGGCTTCGACCGGAAACAGTTCAGCGAACCGGTTCCCTATCCAACCGCCTGCTCACCGCAAGCATGGGCTGCCACAACGCCCATTCAACTGGTCACGGGTCTCATGCGCTACGACGCCCACATTTCGTTGGGCGGCGTCTGGCTGGACCCCGTTTTGCCGCCGTCCTTCGGAGACCTCCACATCGGCAACGCCCCCATGGGAAGTGGCCGCATCACGATCGACGTTGTCGGCTCGAAGCCCACGGTCCATGGCCTGCCGAACGGGCTGACCTTCCACCACGCGCAGCGGCCCTGGCTCACGGAGCTACTGGAAGAGGCGCACCTTCCGAGCCCGGAAACCTGA
- a CDS encoding LuxR C-terminal-related transcriptional regulator, whose protein sequence is MSEPTVIPWQLLNAIADITQAPLMRIADSLRTALLPYVKSSALVIFTEDCTGRPQKKAGEESIVSRVSIPELDKVRAAIPDEGPWRAKATVAGEERDVLALAYAPSNALLVLTDPGVGQDSESLRVLSYLWRLTAARIQEKVSDAPPSYLLESRAASAERIRVTAELVDQHSTTLETVLAALRSNSMDDHATRAFVTDMTAKALIGLRTLNDRTSDLVEEPVSTAFERLRVDLRPLMHFSNIDIQFIEPPANGRALPGEVAHAARAVVRGLVLAIAEQPDVHRVRAQWDCDGENLLINVRDDGRGELSPDSPNIERLRQRVQAVDGRMSVDVMQGWGADISVVLPLDPPSAPAGDVSAWGLAARELEVLQLLAAGQRNRAIAAELNVSENTVKFHIRNLFRKLDVRSRTEAIALAHSAGLR, encoded by the coding sequence ATGTCCGAGCCCACCGTCATCCCCTGGCAGCTTTTAAATGCCATCGCAGACATCACCCAGGCACCTCTCATGCGTATAGCGGACAGCCTGCGAACAGCCCTGCTGCCCTACGTCAAGTCCAGTGCCTTGGTCATCTTCACCGAGGACTGCACTGGCCGCCCCCAGAAGAAGGCAGGCGAGGAAAGCATTGTCAGCAGGGTCTCCATCCCGGAGTTGGATAAGGTACGGGCCGCGATTCCGGACGAGGGTCCATGGCGCGCCAAAGCTACCGTCGCCGGGGAGGAACGGGATGTCCTGGCTTTGGCGTACGCACCCAGCAATGCGCTGTTGGTCTTGACTGATCCCGGAGTTGGACAGGACAGCGAATCCCTGCGCGTCCTCTCCTACCTTTGGCGGCTCACCGCGGCACGTATCCAGGAGAAGGTCTCTGATGCGCCGCCGTCGTATCTGTTGGAGTCCCGTGCCGCATCAGCGGAGCGGATCCGGGTGACGGCCGAGCTGGTGGACCAGCACTCCACCACGCTGGAAACCGTGCTCGCCGCGCTGCGGTCCAACAGCATGGACGATCACGCAACCCGTGCTTTCGTAACCGACATGACTGCCAAGGCGCTGATCGGCCTGAGAACCCTTAACGACCGCACAAGCGATCTCGTGGAGGAACCAGTCAGCACGGCGTTCGAGCGGCTTCGCGTGGACCTCCGGCCGCTAATGCACTTCAGCAACATCGACATCCAGTTCATTGAACCGCCTGCGAATGGCAGGGCATTGCCAGGAGAAGTAGCCCACGCTGCCCGTGCCGTGGTCCGGGGCCTGGTGCTCGCAATAGCCGAGCAACCTGATGTGCACCGTGTCCGGGCCCAGTGGGACTGCGATGGTGAAAACCTGCTTATCAACGTCCGGGACGATGGCCGGGGCGAGCTGTCCCCCGATTCCCCCAACATCGAACGGTTGCGCCAACGGGTGCAGGCCGTGGATGGCAGGATGAGCGTAGATGTCATGCAGGGCTGGGGAGCAGATATCTCTGTGGTGCTGCCGCTGGATCCACCATCGGCACCCGCTGGTGATGTCTCAGCGTGGGGCCTTGCCGCAAGAGAACTGGAAGTCCTTCAATTGCTGGCCGCCGGCCAGCGTAACCGGGCCATCGCCGCTGAACTCAATGTCAGCGAAAATACTGTGAAATTTCATATCCGGAACCTCTTCCGGAAGCTGGACGTCCGGTCCCGCACTGAGGCCATTGCGTTGGCACACAGTGCGGGACTCCGGTAG
- a CDS encoding GntR family transcriptional regulator — protein sequence MAFGTLASIGDATRKSLADVAYERLRDRLLMLDIKPGDLLNDDQLAKELEIGRTPVREALKRLELDRLVITYPRRGTFATRVEVTDLAFISEIRAQLEPLAAARAARVASAATREHLREVMRAVENFDVSAASVVETLRLDASVHQGIYAAAANPHLEDVLIRYDNLATRIWCMVLDRLPDLEHHVREHLDLLRAVIDGNEEEAAELARVHVSGFERAVREALFAA from the coding sequence GTGGCTTTTGGAACTCTTGCAAGCATCGGCGATGCCACCCGGAAATCTTTGGCTGACGTCGCCTACGAGCGGCTGCGCGACCGGCTGCTCATGCTGGACATTAAGCCCGGCGACCTCCTCAACGATGACCAGCTCGCCAAGGAGCTGGAGATCGGACGCACTCCAGTTCGGGAGGCCCTGAAGCGACTGGAGCTGGACCGGCTGGTGATTACCTACCCGAGGCGTGGGACGTTCGCCACCCGTGTGGAAGTGACGGACCTCGCTTTTATTTCCGAGATCCGGGCCCAACTGGAACCGCTCGCCGCCGCGCGTGCGGCGCGGGTTGCTTCGGCGGCCACCAGGGAACACCTGCGGGAAGTAATGCGCGCAGTTGAGAACTTTGATGTCAGCGCCGCGTCGGTGGTTGAAACACTGCGCCTTGACGCAAGCGTTCACCAGGGAATCTATGCGGCTGCTGCGAATCCACACCTGGAGGACGTTCTGATTCGCTACGACAACCTGGCCACGCGTATCTGGTGCATGGTGCTGGACCGCTTGCCGGATCTTGAGCATCACGTGCGCGAGCATTTGGATCTTTTGCGGGCTGTCATCGATGGGAATGAAGAAGAAGCCGCTGAACTTGCCCGCGTACATGTCAGTGGCTTCGAGCGCGCCGTCCGTGAGGCACTCTTCGCCGCCTAA